Proteins from one Bacillota bacterium genomic window:
- a CDS encoding metallophosphoesterase, with amino-acid sequence MRIGVLSDSHGNLNLARQAFDQMGKIDLLLHAGDYYADAWKLAKDGGIPVKAVTGNCDFHSPGPQEEIVQAGKKRILLTHGHAYRVKYSYLSLFYRAKELEVDVVVFGHTHIAEYQVMEGVVLFNPGSIALPRRGKATFGIITCEQEQVQAHIMTLVR; translated from the coding sequence GTGCGAATTGGCGTGCTGAGTGACAGCCATGGGAATCTAAATCTGGCCCGCCAGGCGTTCGACCAGATGGGAAAGATCGACTTGCTCCTCCACGCCGGCGACTACTACGCGGATGCTTGGAAACTGGCGAAAGATGGCGGAATTCCAGTGAAAGCCGTAACGGGAAACTGTGATTTTCATTCGCCCGGGCCGCAGGAAGAAATAGTTCAAGCAGGTAAAAAACGCATTCTTTTGACTCATGGGCATGCCTACCGGGTCAAGTATTCCTATCTCAGCCTTTTTTACCGGGCCAAAGAATTAGAAGTGGACGTGGTCGTCTTTGGGCATACCCACATCGCAGAATACCAGGTGATGGAAGGTGTGGTTTTGTTTAACCCAGGAAGTATTGCCTTGCCACGTCGGGGAAAAGCTACCTTCGGCATAATTACCTGTGAACAGGAGCAAGTACAGGCGCATATTATGACGCTGGTTCGGTAA